The Nostoc sp. 'Lobaria pulmonaria (5183) cyanobiont' genome window below encodes:
- the trxA gene encoding thioredoxin, translated as MSSITNVTEATFKQEVLESEIPVLVDFWAPWCGPCRMVGPVVDEVATEYEGQVKFVKLNTDQNPTVASHYGIRSIPTLMVFKGGRQVDTVVGAVPKTTLNKTLAQHL; from the coding sequence ATGTCATCCATTACAAATGTCACAGAAGCCACATTCAAGCAAGAAGTCTTGGAAAGTGAAATTCCGGTATTAGTGGACTTTTGGGCCCCGTGGTGCGGCCCTTGCCGGATGGTGGGCCCAGTCGTCGATGAAGTTGCTACTGAATACGAAGGACAGGTGAAATTTGTGAAGTTGAACACAGATCAAAATCCTACTGTAGCCAGCCACTATGGAATTCGCAGCATCCCGACGCTGATGGTTTTTAAGGGGGGTAGGCAGGTCGATACTGTCGTAGGGGCAGTTCCAAAAACCACCTTGAATAAGACCTTAGCACAGCATCTTTAA
- the shc gene encoding squalene--hopene cyclase — MQIQDRVKVNQIADAIAASQEYLLSIQNPAGYWWAELESNVTITAEVVLLHKIWGTDQARPLHQVEAYLRQEQRQHGGWELYYGDGGELSTSVEAYMALRLLGVPATDPAMIRAQAFILQRGGISKTRIFTKLHLALIGCYNWRGIPSLPPWIMLLPKAFPVNIYEMSSWARSSTVPLLIVCDRKPVFLTDSAINLDELYAEAIDRVRWELPQSGDWTDLFLTLDRGFKLAESLNLVPFRQEGIKAAEKWILERQEATGDWGGIIPAMLNSMLALRCLDYDRNDPIVERGLQAIDNFAIETEDSYRVQPCVSPVWDTAWAMRALVESGFAADHPAVVKAGEWLLQKQILDYGDWAVKNRQGKPGAWAFEFENRFYPDVDDSAVVVMALHLAKLPNEKIKQAAIARALNWIASMQCKPGGWAAFDLDNDQDWLNSIPYGDLKAMIDPNTADVTARVLEMLGACDLSIDSDNLERSLTYLLHEQETEGCWFGRWGVNYIYGTSGVLSALALIDPQRHKLSLERGAAWLVGCQNPDGGWGETCRSYDDPSLKGKGNSTASQTAWALIGLIAAGEATGKLALDAIERGIDYLVATQQPDGTWFEADFTGTGFPCHFYLKYHLYQQYFPLIALGRYQAAIQKG, encoded by the coding sequence ATGCAAATACAAGACAGGGTAAAAGTCAATCAAATCGCAGATGCGATCGCAGCTAGTCAAGAATATTTGCTTTCGATTCAAAATCCGGCAGGTTATTGGTGGGCAGAGTTAGAATCTAATGTCACCATCACTGCTGAAGTCGTCCTCCTGCATAAAATTTGGGGAACAGACCAAGCCAGACCTTTGCACCAAGTTGAAGCATATTTGCGTCAAGAGCAACGGCAGCATGGCGGCTGGGAACTTTACTATGGTGATGGCGGAGAACTTAGCACTTCGGTTGAAGCCTATATGGCGCTAAGACTGCTAGGTGTACCAGCAACCGATCCGGCGATGATTCGGGCGCAAGCCTTTATTCTCCAAAGGGGTGGGATCAGCAAAACTCGGATTTTTACCAAGTTACACCTAGCCTTGATTGGCTGCTACAACTGGCGCGGTATTCCTTCGCTACCACCTTGGATAATGCTGTTGCCAAAAGCTTTCCCGGTTAATATCTACGAGATGTCTAGCTGGGCACGTTCCAGCACCGTACCATTACTGATTGTATGCGATCGCAAACCTGTTTTTCTCACCGACTCAGCCATCAACCTAGATGAGCTATACGCTGAAGCTATCGATCGAGTCCGGTGGGAATTACCCCAAAGTGGCGATTGGACAGATTTATTCCTCACCCTTGATCGAGGTTTCAAGTTGGCAGAAAGCCTTAATTTAGTACCCTTCCGCCAAGAAGGCATCAAAGCCGCCGAAAAGTGGATTTTAGAGCGCCAAGAAGCTACAGGCGACTGGGGCGGCATTATTCCGGCGATGTTGAATTCAATGTTAGCTTTGCGGTGTCTGGATTATGACCGAAACGATCCCATTGTGGAACGAGGTTTGCAAGCAATTGATAACTTTGCGATTGAAACAGAGGATAGTTACCGGGTACAGCCTTGTGTTTCACCTGTCTGGGATACAGCTTGGGCGATGCGTGCCTTAGTAGAATCTGGCTTTGCAGCAGATCATCCGGCTGTGGTAAAAGCTGGAGAATGGTTATTACAAAAACAAATTTTAGATTACGGAGATTGGGCTGTCAAAAATCGTCAAGGAAAACCAGGGGCTTGGGCATTTGAGTTTGAGAATCGCTTTTATCCAGATGTAGACGACTCGGCGGTGGTGGTTATGGCTCTACATTTGGCGAAACTCCCAAATGAAAAAATCAAGCAGGCTGCGATCGCTCGTGCCTTAAACTGGATTGCATCTATGCAATGTAAACCAGGTGGTTGGGCTGCTTTTGATTTGGATAACGATCAAGATTGGCTTAACTCGATTCCTTATGGCGATTTAAAAGCGATGATTGATCCAAATACCGCAGATGTTACCGCCAGAGTACTAGAAATGCTGGGTGCTTGTGATTTGTCAATTGATAGTGATAATTTGGAGCGATCGCTTACTTATCTTTTGCACGAACAAGAAACTGAAGGCTGTTGGTTTGGTCGTTGGGGTGTAAATTATATCTACGGCACCAGTGGCGTTTTATCAGCTTTGGCGTTAATCGATCCTCAAAGACATAAACTCAGTCTAGAACGGGGAGCAGCTTGGTTAGTTGGATGTCAAAATCCAGATGGTGGTTGGGGCGAGACTTGCCGCAGCTATGATGACCCCAGTCTCAAAGGAAAAGGAAATAGTACTGCATCTCAAACTGCTTGGGCTTTAATTGGGTTGATAGCAGCAGGTGAAGCAACTGGTAAATTAGCTCTTGATGCGATCGAGCGAGGAATTGACTATCTGGTGGCAACTCAACAGCCTGATGGTACTTGGTTTGAGGCGGACTTTACAGGTACTGGCTTCCCTTGCCATTTTTATCTCAAGTATCATCTGTATCAACAATACTTTCCTTTAATTGCGCTAGGTCGCTATCAAGCAGCGATTCAAAAAGGTTAA
- a CDS encoding nucleotidyl transferase AbiEii/AbiGii toxin family protein has product MTFRLEHHNQILTVLECLDSEILRKGSAYFGGGTLLAFDFDEYRWSKDVDFIASVGTEGYKYLRTVVFEGGHEALFRDLSKIQVGRSTTDQYGIRMIVFVDDVPIKTEIIAETRFQLDPPRYPKWSVVPCLSFNDCFTSKLLSNSDRYADDSVEARDLIDLAILRLQSPIPQASIEKAEKAYQVMRPLKRAIALFQERPDYREKCFLGLQVDQAQIPKIIDGIDLLSTDLDLSHTPRTFGEQHDIFADLETQIEKREDF; this is encoded by the coding sequence ATGACCTTCAGGTTAGAACACCATAATCAAATTCTCACAGTTCTTGAATGCTTAGATTCTGAAATACTTAGGAAGGGTTCTGCTTACTTCGGTGGCGGAACCCTTCTGGCATTTGATTTTGATGAATATCGCTGGAGTAAGGACGTTGATTTTATCGCCTCTGTTGGTACAGAAGGCTACAAATATCTGCGGACAGTGGTATTTGAGGGTGGGCATGAAGCATTATTTCGGGATTTAAGTAAAATCCAAGTTGGACGTAGCACAACTGACCAATATGGAATTCGGATGATCGTTTTTGTAGATGATGTGCCGATTAAAACGGAAATTATTGCCGAAACTCGTTTTCAACTAGACCCACCAAGATATCCAAAGTGGTCAGTCGTTCCTTGCTTAAGCTTCAATGACTGTTTTACCTCTAAGCTACTGTCAAATTCTGACCGTTACGCCGATGACAGCGTTGAGGCAAGAGATTTAATCGATTTAGCAATTCTCAGGCTGCAATCTCCAATACCTCAAGCATCAATTGAGAAGGCTGAAAAAGCATATCAGGTTATGCGTCCTTTGAAAAGAGCGATCGCACTATTTCAGGAAAGACCAGATTACAGGGAGAAATGCTTTCTAGGTCTGCAAGTTGATCAAGCTCAGATACCGAAAATTATCGACGGTATTGATTTACTCTCTACAGATTTAGATTTATCTCACACTCCAAGAACTTTTGGGGAACAACATGATATCTTTGCTGATTTAGAAACACAAATTGAAAAACGAGAAGATTTTTAA
- a CDS encoding SDR family NAD(P)-dependent oxidoreductase: MDLKLHGKSALVSGSTAGIGLATALGLAQEGASIIVNGRSEERVAQAIAKIQHSTPDAKVSGVVADAGTASGVEKLIQEVPDVDILINNVGIYEPKTFFDITDKDWLNIFEVNVLSGVRLSRQYLQKQLEQNWGRIIFISSESAIQIPVEMIHYGTTKTAQLAIARGLAEMTVGTGVTVNSVLPGPTRSEGVEGFITNLGQERGITRAEVEAEFFQNVRPTSLIKRFATNEEVAAIVVYLSSPVASATNGAALRVDGGVIRSIV; this comes from the coding sequence ATGGACTTGAAATTACATGGTAAATCCGCGCTGGTGAGTGGCTCAACCGCAGGTATTGGTTTGGCGACAGCCCTTGGGTTAGCTCAAGAGGGTGCATCAATTATTGTTAACGGTCGATCTGAAGAACGAGTCGCTCAAGCGATCGCCAAAATTCAGCATTCTACACCTGATGCGAAAGTTTCTGGTGTTGTTGCGGACGCAGGCACTGCATCAGGGGTAGAAAAACTCATTCAAGAGGTTCCTGACGTTGATATACTGATCAACAATGTGGGTATTTATGAGCCAAAAACCTTCTTTGATATTACTGATAAAGACTGGTTAAACATATTTGAGGTTAACGTCCTTAGTGGAGTCCGTTTGAGTCGGCAATATCTGCAAAAGCAGCTAGAGCAAAACTGGGGGCGGATAATTTTTATCTCCAGCGAATCTGCTATTCAAATTCCCGTAGAAATGATTCACTACGGCACAACTAAGACAGCGCAGCTTGCCATTGCACGAGGTCTAGCAGAAATGACAGTTGGTACTGGAGTCACAGTAAACTCCGTCTTACCAGGGCCAACCCGCTCAGAAGGAGTTGAAGGTTTTATCACCAACCTGGGACAGGAACGCGGTATTACTCGCGCTGAAGTTGAGGCTGAATTTTTTCAAAATGTACGTCCAACTTCGCTAATCAAACGCTTTGCAACTAATGAAGAAGTAGCAGCGATCGTAGTTTATCTTTCTAGCCCCGTAGCATCGGCAACTAATGGTGCAGCTTTACGGGTAGATGGTGGCGTTATTCGGTCGATTGTTTAG
- a CDS encoding glycosyltransferase — MDVIVLGLMLLSLTIWLGLLGFWGQFWRTDQQLEVTETQLESLPVVCAVVPARNEAQLLPTTLRSLLLQDYPGSFKVFLVDDRSTDQTANFAEGVAHAVGKPQQLHIISGESLPPGWSGKLWAVEQGIKSASLFAPDYFLLTDADIEHDPGNLRRLVKKAMQEDLDLVSVMVRLRCESFWEKFLIPAFVFFFQKLYPFRWVNNPNNPTAGAAGGSILIAREALERIGGIQVIRQALIDDCALAQAVKKSRGAGEQGRKGYKENNHAPYPMPNQGRIWLGLSSLTRSLRPYDSLATIWDMVARTAYTQLNYSPLILLGTLVGMPLIYLTPPVCVILGAVWSNWAIALTGLFGWLLMTFAYYPTIRFYKCSFWFALSLPAIAFLYTLITLDSALRHWQGRGGAWKGRVYHRER, encoded by the coding sequence ATGGATGTAATTGTATTAGGATTGATGCTGTTATCCTTGACAATTTGGTTAGGATTACTGGGTTTTTGGGGACAGTTTTGGCGGACAGACCAGCAATTAGAGGTTACAGAAACTCAGCTAGAATCGTTACCTGTGGTTTGTGCTGTAGTTCCAGCTCGTAACGAAGCACAATTGCTACCCACTACACTGCGATCGCTCCTACTTCAAGATTACCCTGGTTCTTTCAAGGTGTTTTTGGTGGACGATCGTAGCACAGATCAGACAGCAAATTTTGCCGAAGGGGTTGCCCACGCTGTCGGTAAACCCCAGCAATTGCATATTATCTCAGGTGAATCACTGCCTCCCGGTTGGTCGGGAAAACTTTGGGCAGTTGAGCAAGGTATAAAGAGCGCGAGTTTATTTGCACCCGATTATTTTTTGCTGACTGACGCAGATATCGAACACGATCCTGGTAATCTCCGTCGGCTGGTGAAGAAAGCTATGCAGGAAGATTTAGACTTGGTTTCGGTAATGGTGCGACTCAGGTGTGAGAGCTTTTGGGAAAAATTTTTGATTCCAGCTTTTGTCTTTTTCTTCCAAAAACTCTATCCTTTTCGCTGGGTGAATAATCCCAACAATCCCACAGCAGGAGCCGCCGGGGGATCTATTCTAATCGCCCGTGAAGCTTTAGAACGAATCGGGGGTATTCAAGTAATTCGCCAAGCTTTAATTGACGATTGCGCCCTGGCTCAGGCTGTTAAGAAGAGCAGAGGAGCAGGGGAGCAAGGGCGTAAGGGATACAAGGAAAATAACCATGCCCCATACCCAATGCCCAATCAAGGGCGTATCTGGCTGGGATTGAGTAGCTTGACTCGTAGCTTGCGCCCTTATGACTCGCTGGCGACGATTTGGGATATGGTTGCTCGTACTGCCTATACCCAACTGAATTATTCGCCATTAATACTATTGGGAACTTTGGTGGGAATGCCTCTAATTTATTTAACTCCACCTGTATGTGTGATTCTGGGTGCAGTCTGGAGCAATTGGGCGATCGCACTTACAGGTTTATTCGGATGGCTGTTAATGACTTTCGCTTACTACCCGACGATCCGCTTTTATAAATGTTCTTTCTGGTTCGCGTTGAGTTTACCTGCGATCGCTTTTCTCTATACCCTGATTACTCTAGACTCAGCACTACGTCACTGGCAAGGGCGCGGCGGCGCTTGGAAAGGAAGAGTTTATCACAGAGAAAGATAA
- a CDS encoding alkene reductase, whose translation MTNDINLFSPYQLGNLELPNRIVMAPLTRNRAGQGNVPHQLNATYYVQRASAGLIIAEATQVTPEGQGYPATPGIHSPEQVEGWKLVTDAVHQQGGRIFLQLWHVGRISHPDLQPNGALPVAPSAIAPKGDATTYEGPKPFVTPRALETSEIPQIVEQYRQGAANALAAGFDGVEIHAANGYLIDQFLRDGTNQRTDKYGGDIENRARFLLEVTEAVTSVWDSNRVGVRLSPSGTYNDMHDSNPLETFGYAAQALNQFNLAYLHIFEAIEADIRHGGIIVPTSHLRDRFTGTLIVNGGYTREKGDAVLANKAADLVAFGTLFISNPDLPRRLALNAPLNEADQASFYGGDEKGYTDYPFWSTANEPVAKA comes from the coding sequence ATGACTAATGATATCAACTTATTTTCTCCTTACCAATTAGGGAATCTGGAACTACCTAACCGAATAGTGATGGCACCTTTAACCCGAAACAGGGCAGGTCAGGGAAACGTACCGCACCAACTGAATGCTACCTACTACGTCCAACGTGCTTCCGCTGGACTGATTATTGCTGAAGCAACACAGGTAACTCCTGAAGGACAGGGCTATCCTGCTACACCAGGAATTCATTCACCAGAACAGGTGGAGGGATGGAAGTTAGTAACCGATGCTGTGCATCAACAGGGAGGAAGAATTTTTCTGCAACTATGGCACGTAGGCAGGATTTCTCACCCTGATTTACAACCGAATGGAGCTTTACCTGTAGCACCTTCTGCCATTGCTCCTAAAGGTGACGCTACAACTTATGAGGGGCCAAAACCCTTTGTTACTCCCCGTGCTTTAGAAACTTCGGAAATACCGCAGATAGTCGAACAGTACCGTCAGGGAGCGGCAAATGCCCTAGCGGCTGGGTTTGATGGGGTAGAAATTCACGCAGCTAATGGTTATTTAATAGATCAGTTTCTCCGGGATGGTACGAATCAACGCACAGATAAATATGGAGGTGACATTGAAAATCGTGCCCGATTCCTGTTGGAGGTGACAGAGGCGGTAACTAGTGTGTGGGATTCTAACCGAGTTGGGGTACGTTTATCTCCTAGTGGGACTTATAACGATATGCATGACTCCAATCCCCTGGAGACATTCGGTTATGCGGCTCAAGCGTTGAACCAGTTTAATTTGGCATATCTGCATATTTTTGAGGCAATAGAGGCAGACATTAGACATGGCGGGATAATTGTACCCACTAGTCATCTACGCGATCGCTTTACAGGTACACTGATCGTTAATGGTGGTTATACCCGTGAAAAAGGCGATGCAGTACTGGCAAACAAAGCAGCAGATTTAGTTGCCTTTGGTACACTATTTATATCAAATCCCGATTTACCTCGACGCTTGGCTTTGAATGCACCACTAAATGAAGCAGATCAAGCAAGCTTTTATGGTGGCGATGAAAAGGGATATACAGACTATCCATTTTGGTCAACTGCTAACGAGCCGGTAGCTAAGGCGTAA
- a CDS encoding MvdD family ATP-grasp ribosomal peptide maturase, which translates to MTVLIITHSQDNESIPLVIQAIEAQGKKAFRFDTDRFPTEVQLDIYYGSTKRVILSVDDQTLDLNQVSAVWYRRIAIGSKIPNSMDSQLRQASLKESRVSIEGMIASIRGFHLDPVPNIRRAENKQLQLQIAGDVGLDTPRTLTTNNPVAVKQFAQECQQGMITKMLSSFAIYDEQGREKVVFTNPISSEDLDNLDGLRFCPMTFQEKIPKALELRTIIVGKRVLTAAVDSQTLDKARYDWRKQGIALLDAWESYTLPEDVEEKLLKLMAEFRLNYGALDIILTPDGRHVFLEVNPVGEFFWLERCPGLPISQAIAEVLNNSAN; encoded by the coding sequence ATGACTGTTTTAATCATTACTCACAGCCAAGACAACGAAAGTATTCCTCTAGTTATTCAGGCAATTGAAGCCCAAGGAAAGAAAGCATTTCGTTTTGACACAGACCGATTTCCCACAGAAGTGCAGTTAGATATTTACTATGGTAGTACTAAGCGAGTGATTCTGAGTGTCGATGACCAGACATTAGATTTAAATCAAGTGTCAGCAGTTTGGTATCGGCGCATTGCAATTGGGTCAAAAATTCCCAACTCGATGGACAGTCAACTTAGACAAGCCTCACTGAAAGAATCTCGCGTCAGTATTGAGGGAATGATTGCTAGTATCAGGGGGTTTCATCTTGACCCTGTGCCAAATATTCGCCGAGCCGAAAATAAGCAACTGCAATTACAAATAGCAGGAGATGTTGGTCTAGATACGCCACGCACTCTGACTACAAATAATCCAGTAGCAGTAAAGCAATTTGCCCAAGAGTGTCAGCAGGGAATGATTACAAAAATGCTGTCTTCCTTTGCTATTTATGATGAACAAGGGCGAGAAAAAGTTGTGTTTACAAATCCAATTTCATCAGAGGATCTAGACAACCTTGATGGCTTACGTTTCTGCCCAATGACATTTCAGGAGAAGATTCCCAAGGCATTGGAATTGCGGACAATTATTGTAGGTAAGCGTGTGCTAACGGCTGCGGTTGATTCTCAAACTTTGGATAAGGCACGTTACGACTGGCGCAAACAGGGAATCGCCTTACTCGACGCTTGGGAGTCATACACTTTGCCCGAAGATGTCGAAGAGAAATTGCTCAAACTCATGGCAGAATTCCGTTTAAACTATGGGGCGCTTGATATTATTTTGACTCCTGATGGTCGTCATGTATTCCTTGAAGTTAACCCAGTTGGCGAGTTTTTCTGGCTGGAACGCTGTCCTGGCTTACCGATTTCTCAGGCGATCGCTGAGGTTTTAAATAATTCAGCTAATTGA
- a CDS encoding ArsR/SmtB family transcription factor gives MRFLYHPDRKNISLPGVLYALGDPVRLEIVRLLATEGEQCCAKFDFAIAKSTMSNHFKILRESGIVFTRKEGTHHINILRREDLETLFPGLLDAVLKAAQPLPVSSVSDKQTASRI, from the coding sequence ATGAGATTCCTTTATCATCCAGATCGAAAAAATATTTCTTTACCGGGCGTGTTGTATGCCTTGGGCGATCCGGTACGGCTAGAGATTGTGCGCCTGCTGGCGACTGAGGGGGAACAATGCTGTGCCAAATTTGATTTTGCGATCGCAAAATCTACTATGTCCAATCATTTTAAGATTTTGCGGGAGTCGGGGATAGTCTTTACACGTAAAGAAGGGACACATCACATTAACATCCTGCGGCGTGAAGATTTAGAGACACTGTTTCCAGGGCTGCTGGATGCGGTATTGAAAGCCGCTCAACCATTGCCTGTGAGTTCTGTGAGTGATAAACAAACAGCTTCAAGGATTTAG
- a CDS encoding nitroreductase family protein, producing MISITQTQPLDVPSAIAQRRSIKTFKTDPIAPELLKQLVELTVAAPSSYNIQDWQIILVQDEAQKAALSAASFNQQQIVQAPVTFVFAADPNAGEQNLAPILERGLETGAWNEGTVNYFKTAVPQFQAALGEKRREYAIKDAIIAATHLVLAAESLGLSTCFMNGWIEDQVKQVISAGDNPDLAIAVLIPVGYAAEPRLNPGRLPFSSNVSVDRIGNPYAG from the coding sequence ATGATTTCCATTACTCAAACCCAACCTTTAGATGTACCCAGTGCGATCGCTCAACGTCGTTCCATCAAAACTTTTAAAACAGACCCCATCGCCCCAGAATTGCTCAAGCAACTAGTAGAGTTAACCGTAGCTGCACCCAGCAGCTATAATATCCAGGATTGGCAAATTATTCTTGTGCAAGATGAGGCGCAAAAGGCAGCACTGTCAGCAGCATCTTTTAATCAACAGCAAATTGTTCAAGCACCTGTAACCTTTGTTTTTGCCGCCGATCCTAACGCAGGCGAACAAAACTTGGCCCCAATTCTAGAGCGGGGACTCGAAACTGGGGCATGGAATGAAGGTACGGTAAACTACTTTAAAACCGCCGTCCCCCAATTTCAAGCGGCGTTGGGCGAGAAGCGACGCGAATATGCGATCAAAGATGCCATCATTGCTGCTACCCATTTGGTGTTAGCAGCAGAAAGTCTGGGATTATCCACTTGTTTTATGAACGGTTGGATTGAGGATCAGGTAAAACAAGTGATTAGTGCAGGGGATAATCCAGATTTAGCGATCGCTGTTTTAATTCCTGTTGGCTATGCAGCCGAACCACGCTTAAATCCAGGTCGTTTGCCATTTTCCTCTAATGTCTCTGTAGACAGAATTGGTAATCCTTATGCAGGGTAG
- a CDS encoding YybH family protein, which produces MKDTLEEREIKERVNNWLAAFSAGNKPFDFSVLDNLYWQDEQLLAFDTLSPQTTRIQGWQSYQEIWKPFMTAITQWQVKSVGDIQIFTGDNITVSALIFESTVATIANEAVKITAHATLVWEKRDGQWRIIHEHISNPVNIAN; this is translated from the coding sequence ATGAAAGATACTTTAGAGGAAAGGGAAATCAAAGAACGCGTTAACAATTGGCTAGCCGCGTTTAGTGCAGGCAACAAACCATTTGATTTTTCTGTTCTAGACAATCTCTACTGGCAAGATGAACAATTGCTCGCCTTCGATACCCTCTCACCGCAGACCACTCGAATTCAAGGATGGCAATCGTATCAGGAGATATGGAAGCCCTTCATGACAGCAATAACACAGTGGCAAGTTAAATCAGTTGGGGATATTCAGATATTTACAGGTGATAACATTACCGTCTCAGCTCTGATTTTTGAGAGTACGGTAGCCACTATAGCGAATGAGGCGGTTAAAATTACGGCTCATGCAACGCTTGTATGGGAGAAGCGAGACGGACAATGGCGCATTATCCATGAACACATCTCTAACCCGGTTAACATTGCCAATTAG